Within the Plasmodium relictum strain SGS1 genome assembly, chromosome: 12 genome, the region TCGTGAAAATATcatctaataaaaatatactatTTTTTGCTGCGTTGcttatatttaataagtCAGCAACttctataaaattaatgtaaCCACCAATATAAGTTGATATAAAACAAGCAACACtgctttttaaataattacatGATTCAACATCATCtataacataaataatttttattaaataataagatAAAATACCTCCAATGACTGTTCCACTGGCACCAAATATAAACGCAACTCCAAAATGTAGTAATCTTTtatgaattaataaatcatatattgaactttttttttttgattcatataaaattatattttctttacaATTTGatgatttatatttaattatatttttttttttcatccaTGAAAAAGTtaagataagagaaatacaTAAAGTGTAGGACAAAATTtgcttcaaaaaaaattccatatattttttatcataaattTCAATTTCACATATTGCGTTAAAAATTATTCCTAAAATAAAACTAGATAGATAAGCTGTAAAAATCCTTCCAATTTTTGTATATGATTCAAACATTATACTTAAAAGACTAATTGCAAAAGCAATAGCATATGGATGATACTTTATATGATCTATcatgtttttttataatttttcttaaattttttaatctctattttaaaaatttaatctGTTATGCAACATTAttcttaataaaagaaaaaaagaatatacatatatacctattcattattttaaaaaatatttgtaatttaaaaaatactaaGATTTACTTTTTAATAGGAAGTAATATTTGTACTTTTAAAGGATTTATAGAACGTTTTATTCAAGAAAAATtcgaatttttttaatttataaagagaataaatatatgaaaaaaaaaattttctttcataaaaagatttttataaaaaagtttttataaCAAATTGTAAATTTAGGATATGGATATTACAAATGtgatttctctttttttaatataatgcatatataaaattttataagaaaTGCAATTTCTCTTTTGTTGAATTTAGTAATAAGCAAATTATTTACGTTTCtactttattttacttttttttaatgtaatatttataacctaatgttataaatattatattaacatATATGGTTTTCGTTTCatcgtatttttttttaaattataaaaagcaATATTCCTTTTTCTATGTATTTTTAGATAACCGTTGttccatttttttctttttttttttacacttAACACAAAATcgacatataaatatataataaagaacATTATAAGAATTTGATAAACATGAGtaaatattatttgttaatttcaaaattacaaaagaatatatattatattttcataaaaaaaaaatacttcaaattttatgaattttgTTGATTTTgtgaattattataattttgaaaCAAATGTAAGAAAATTtcaggaaaaaaaataaaatattaaaaagaataaatttatttgataaatgaatactaataaaatatataaatgcataatatatattatttttttaaattcttaaatttattatttctttaggaatttgtaatatatatatatataaatttaaaaatattttattttttttcttatataaatatatataaacgaaTGTACACATTcgaaaataacaaaaaatttatgataaATCTAATGACAATAgattttttgatatattttattattttcttaataataaagaaaaaatatattaccaaaaaaatattatttttttaatagtataAATGTAATATCAATTTGAAGATTTTAATGTtccatttttcatttaaagatatgatataaaatagtttaaaaaaatagaaaattcatcataatatataaaattgagaaataaaaatataacgaattaaatttttcaaaaaatatgtaCAAATTGAATgttgaaaaaatgaaaatatatttaaaaaattttaacttaAATTATACACTttacttttaattatattcttttatgtacgagtgaaaaaaaaaaaagtaaaataaatactatagtttcattttttttttttttattcgtGAAGGCAAActattatattctttttgtGTAAGATGCCTCATGTTGATAAAACAGAAGagttttttaaaattgttgAGAAGTTTAGCAgtgataattttaatttaagaaaaaatagaagcaTTTCTCAAGATACTCAAGTGAGTGAACTTGCTTCGAAAGTAACTGATTTATTACAAGGAGGAAATCAAAAATTACAACAGTTGGAAagatgtaattaaaaaaaaaaacaagaaaaaaagaaaggaaaagaaaagaaaattattctattataaaatttatattatttgttGAGATGAAATAACTTAAATGTTAAGTATTCATtctacaaaaatatatttaaaaaattgtataaatattttttattttttttatatttatctttatatatatatatgtatttaataaatattaataataaataattattattttaaggTGTAAAACAAAAAGGaatttttaatgataaaacATCTGAAATAGAAGAATTAACATACGAAGTAAAACAAACAATTACAGAAGTAACGAATAATTTAGATTCATTAGTACATTATACTTGTAGTTTAAATATTAGTAATCCACAAAGTAGAACTCATATAGACaatattatttcttcattaaaaaatcaaCTTTATGAATTTACTAAGAAATTCAAAGACACTCTACAAATAAGGAGTGAAgtaatgttaaaaaaaaaaatggcacatatatatatatgtatatatttatttcatttttttatgattttttattttttttttatataatttatcaaaatattataacaattcacttaattttttcatttgtttacataaaaaatagcatataaaaaaacaagtAAATAGAAGGAAAATGTATTCCCATACATTAACTGAAGCAACATTTAacaatgaaaattataaatttacaCCACTTCATGATATTGACATTGAAAGGTATACaacttttttttgaaataaaatatgataaaatgcgattatttatttatatatttttttaaatatgaatatatttattatatatatatatatatttttagtgGCCAACAACAAACTCTGAAAGTACCAGAAAAAACATATCTACATTCAAGAGCAGATGCTATggaaaatattcaaaaagtAATAGGGGATTTAGCACAGATGTTCCAAAAAGTTGCAACTATGGTTACACAACAAGATGAAATGATTAAACGTATTGACGAAGATATAGATATTTCTTTATCAAATACTAGAGAAGGAcaaaattatcttttatcatattttaataGAGTTACATCCACAAGAACTCTAATATTACAGGtatgaattttattaataatgtaatatttataataaaatatatgtatttaatatttttactaaaattataaattttgtatttttttctttacacCTCAGATTTTTGTGTGTATATTTGTTTTGATagtattttttgttttattttcttaaaaagaAACTTACACAGAGCTGAAGAAAATACTTTTGATAAATTatctaaaatatatttttataaggaAATAATATTATGTATTCAAATACTTCCTTATCagtgatatatttttatatttttaatttcgtTTTAACATAAAATCATTAACCATATTTCGTTAAAgaaatcataattttttttagtgttTGCCATTTATTCTTAAAtgctatttatttttttttttttaaatgataaatttaaattggcaattttaaaataaaataaaaattgttacataaatttataaatacatttttaataaaatgaaatatatacatattcttatgtaaaaaaaaagaaaaattacgaatacatgtatattttaatttttattttttttaagttttacATAGTTTATATATCCtgattttttgttttaataattttttaaattattctcctatatttcttaatattgatatttaatcaaaaaaattatcatttaatataaaatgagtatacataattatatttaattaaaattagcattttattaaaattttacttttttatatattaaaattttattaaattacctttattttttcataaaaaaaaattccaaatttaataactttttatGTTCTAACAACATACAACACACTAATACCTGACATAAAACAagagaaaaatttatatagtaTTCTGAAAACCTAATATAATTTTCCTAAGTATtaacattaaaaatttctGAAAAAGGTACGGAATTGTATTTATTACATATAAAATTACATTTAAGAGTAGAAAAATTATAGCACTAAAATAGCATAAACACTTATTCTTAAGAAAGAGgtgtaaaaattattaaaaataaaaattttaacttgaacataaaaaatataaagtcaattttttatatatataattcctttataaattttataggAATATctctattttattaatattcgATTAAAACTTCATTGTTATAATttgttcaatttttttattttctgacTAATACTAATACATGTATTTATCttgttttactttttttcgGAGAGTATTCTAGActtctataatttttatgtgattaaaagcatttttttttttactttaaaatttataattataatattatatttttacaaatcatgttattatatatttctatataagaggtttatatatatatatatatatatatatatattaaaaatataattttatttgaattttgAAAAGtttgtaatatttatatattttttaattatttatattcatttaaaaaaaaaaaaaaattattaaaaatttaaacaatTGCAGAAGCAGCTGATGATAATTTTGGCCACAATTCTGCACATTCCCTGGCAACTGGTCCTGTTATTGCCGATCCTTTCATTTCTCCTTTAGGGTTAACAATAACACCTGCATTATcttcaaaatatataaaataaccTTCGTGTCTTCTCCATGCCTTTGATTGACGAGCAATGATAGcatttaaaactttttttctcAAATCAGGctttcctttttttacaGTTGCCAATACCATATCTCCCAATGAAGCAGCTGGTAATCTATTTAAACATGATCCGAAACcctttaaaagaaattaaaataaaaataattatgtaaaaacaaaaatataaaaaaaatatatgcatatataaaataaagaaaaactaTGAGCAAAACTATATTAATTAAGCTTAGTagcattaaatttttttttaataaatttctaaaatatataaggatcagtgtttttattattatcggcttgtaaattttttcaaCATTTATTTCAGTCCTATCATTGTATTCATCAtatgatttatatattttagctaatctattttcataaaataaaaaaaaaaaaataataaatttaccTGAACAgcaataatatataaattttttcctCCACTATTATCACAACAATTAATGAGAGCACCTACTGGTAAGGATAAGGTGAttctcattttattttttaatgttcCTGCTCTTCctcttttcattttaaaataattatatattataataaattaataataaaagaaaaaaaataaaaaaagaaaaatttctAATCTcgtaaaaatttaaataaaaaaataaaaaaaaatcatatataatatatttattaaaatagcATTACGACTAAATAATatcacaaaaaaattaaatatgtatttGAAATGTTTTAATTGAGtttataaacattttttttatatatacttaaatataatatgcatataatatataaattttttttttccaaaattgtttaaattaaatttaaagttTGTAAGTACATACATATAAtagatattaatatattatatatatttttttgcatataaatgaataaaaatataaattcatttattttattataaaaaagtaatatattaaatatttatacataatgaaaaaaaaaaaaaaaaaaaaaaacagaaaaaaaaaacatacgAATTATATGCATTCacatattaacaaaaaatgtTCAAAGTAAATAGTGACAAAAGGGACAAATTAAACATAggaaaaagttatttttttttttagtatttatTCTTAATGATTTGTTTAACTTCAAAAATAGCTAATTTTATTGATatcaaagaaaaatttatttaaaataataatatatatatttcaaattatattgtatttatatttttttttacttttaatattatcaATTTAAAGTTTAGTTTCCTTATAAGGCATATGCAAAAgagaaaaagtaaataatataCAATGAAATAGGAAATATAGAagtgaaaaaataaaaaaaatatttaataaaaaaacgagaaaataaaagaaaaattttaattaactctattttaaaaaatattataaaaatatcttgtttatataaagatataaagacttgtatatatttttaaattaaaaaacaaatgaataaaaaagtatttatttttataaatttgcAAATGTGCTTGTTCTGTTCTACTAATTAAaacattaaatattaaaatatttcaagaTAATTAGAATATTCTAAAGAATTTTTCacattttttgtatttataaatttgtaTTTATTGAAAGTATTGTTTTCTTTATTAGGttctacaaaaaaaaaaaaaaaaaatccacttttatttaaaatatatacttttaattcttttattttgttttatattaaagcaatattatatgaaatacatgtatatacaatttaatttataacatatttgaaaaataattgcataaaaaattaatttttctttttttttctatatatttacattatttattGTGTTAAATAATGCTTTGttaaaaatttcttattaataaattaaaaattttattatatattatctaaaaatttatataattaatgaaTATTTACTCTTAAAAATAActgttttaaatttttattacaaaGAGCTCTggttataaattaaaaaagaaatttaacttttatagaattctaaaaataatatttagctttatattccttttttttttcttttcatatatttataagtGCAATAATTACTgtgttattttaaaataataattcatatatctgtgcataataatatttctttacaaattaatttcataatttttcattatacaTATAAGGTTCCCATTTTACAATAAATCTGAAGTTtcctttaaaaatattttaaattttatattttatagcatatatatacttttaaacttttttttttttttttctttttttgaattatgtaataatattatagtTTGTGTAAATATTgctatatataaatacacatgtgtattaaaaaagttaataaaatttaatgaataaataaaaagatatgcattaaatatatttacatactttttattttgaatatttataaaattgtaTTTAAGATAGtagaattataatttatttaataataggAGTAATTTAATGTTAAAAAAGGAaagtaaatttaaataattcttaattaaaattttcgtttaattaatttatatatatgtaaatgtaattttttacttatatatatatgtttatgtgtatatatatatgtaaacaTGGAACATATAGAAAagatatacataaaaaataaagttgaATTGTCTGAAAATTTTCACTATTTCTATAATTGGTTCAAATTTCATTTTGGCATATCTTTGATAATAAGTGAAAATAGtagtttaaaaaatagtataatattagaattagaaaataacaaaaaacttttattaaatgagATAAATTGTTGTGAAGCAATATTTAGATTAAGTAGTAATAATGATGATGTAGACTACACTAATTTGTTAGAGAAAGaggaattaaaatattatttaaaagattatATATTAGGAGATAAAAgagtaaatgaaaatttttatgaaaaaatagaagaagaaatgataaataaaaagttttttttcaGTGAAAAGTTGTGTTTTGTTGATTTCTTattattatgtatatttaaaaaatacaaaatagttaaaatagaagaaaaatatagaaatataaataaatggttttcaaaaaataatttaaatattaaagaagGGAGTATTAGCTCTATTACAAATACAAATTTTATACAGCAAATAATTGAAGacgatttaaaaaaaaaaaaacatgcaCAAGTTATAACAAGGTTTCCACCAGAACCTAATGGCTATCTCCATTTAGGTCATGCAAAAAGCATATGCTTAAATTTTGGACTATCAGAAAAGTATGGTGGTAGAACACATTTACGATTTGATGACACCAATCCAGTAACAGAAGAAATAAGATATATTGAATCAATAAAGGAAGACGTTAAATGGTTAGGATATGACTGGAAAgaacatttatattttgctTCTGACTATTTTGATCAATTATATGAATGGGCAGTTCAACTAATAAAACAAGGAGATGCTTATGTTGATGATCAATCAATTGAAGAAATACGGAAAACAAGAGGAACATTAAAAGTACCAGGAATAAATTCTCCATATAGAAATAGATCAGTAGAAGAAAATTTGGAactttttgaaaaaatgaaaaaaggaGAATATAAAGAAGGAGAAAGAGTTTTAAGAGCAAAAATTGATATGACTGCAGGAAACATAAATATGCGTGATCCCATATTATATAGGATTATGCATAAAGTTCATCCTAAAACTAAAGATAAATGGGTTATATATCCAATGTATGATTTTGCTCATGGTCAATCTGATTCTATTGAAAAAATTACTCATTCTATCTGTACTTTAGAATTTGAAGCACATAGACCTTTATATGAATGGTTtcaagaaaaattaaatatttttagaacAAGACAAATTGAATTTGCTCGCCTAAATTTAACTTATATGGTTATgagtaaaagaaaattactAACCCTAGTTAATGAAAAATGGGTAAAAGACTGGGATGATCCACGTATGCCAACTATTTCTGGTATGAGAAGAAGAGGATATAGCCCTGAAGCAATAAAAGATTTTTGCAGCAAAGTAGGAGTAgctaaaagagaaaatatgATATCATTCGACTTATTAGAATTGTGTGCAAGAGAAGATATGAACAAAAAAGCTATACGATTATTTGGTGTATTAAAACCATTAAAAGTTGTTATAACAAATTTTgatgaaaatttatataacacTACTGACTTTTATGTATTAACTGCTTTAAATCATcctaaaaatgaaaatatggGAAGTAGATCAATATCatttgaaaaagaaatatttattgaTGAGGAGGATTTTCAAGAATTTCCTTCAGAAGACTTTTATCGTTTAGCACCACATAGAACAGTTCGATTAAGATATGCATTTTGTATCACTTGCAATGaagttattaaaaataaagataataaaattatagaaataaGATGTACTTATGATCATAATAGTAAAAGTGGTACttcagaaaatttaaaaaaagtaaaatctACAATCCATTGggtatcaaaaaaaaattcagtcCTATCAGAATTTAGAATGtatgataaattatttacaaaaGCTAATCCTGAATCTAATGATGATGATAATGATATcgaaaaatatatgaataattttacTATCGAACTAGAAGACAAAAATACtatgaataataattcaGTTGATTATTATTACGATTTTCAAAAAGATAATGAGAATTTTAAAGAAGAAATTGctaatgatgaaaataatataggaTGGAGAAAATATATCAATAAAAATTCGTTAATAATACACAAGGGATTAGTTGAAAAATATTCTATAAACTGTAAAGTAGGAGATCCCATACAATTTGAAAGAGTTGGATATTTTACAAAAGATAGTGATTCTACTGAAGATTTGCCAGTTTTCAATTTAACAGTAGCTCTAAttgataatttttcattaaaaaagaaaaaaagtgaattgattaaaaaagaaatggataggattaaaagagaaaaaatagcTAACGAAAGAAAGATGAAAAAggagcaaaaaaaaattagagaagaaaaaaaaaacaaacaggcataaaaagaaaaaagttaaaCCAAATACATAAAcgaataaattaataaacaattgagattcaaaaataaaatttaaaatttttattacattttccaaaagataaatatttaaggataatttttttattttatttttttgct harbors:
- a CDS encoding syntaxin, Qa-SNARE family, putative, whose translation is MPHVDKTEEFFKIVEKFSSDNFNLRKNRSISQDTQVSELASKVTDLLQGGNQKLQQLERCVKQKGIFNDKTSEIEELTYEVKQTITEVTNNLDSLVHYTCSLNISNPQSRTHIDNIISSLKNQLYEFTKKFKDTLQIRSEHIKKQVNRRKMYSHTLTEATFNNENYKFTPLHDIDIESGQQQTLKVPEKTYLHSRADAMENIQKVIGDLAQMFQKVATMVTQQDEMIKRIDEDIDISLSNTREGQNYLLSYFNRVTSTRTLILQIFVCIFVLIVFFVLFS
- a CDS encoding 60S ribosomal protein L23, putative; amino-acid sequence: MKRGRAGTLKNKMRITLSLPVGALINCCDNSGGKNLYIIAVQGFGSCLNRLPAASLGDMVLATVKKGKPDLRKKVLNAIIARQSKAWRRHEGYFIYFEDNAGVIVNPKGEMKGSAITGPVARECAELWPKLSSAASAIV
- a CDS encoding glutamine--tRNA ligase, putative, translating into MEHIEKIYIKNKVELSENFHYFYNWFKFHFGISLIISENSSLKNSIILELENNKKLLLNEINCCEAIFRLSSNNDDVDYTNLLEKEELKYYLKDYILGDKRVNENFYEKIEEEMINKKFFFSEKLCFVDFLLLCIFKKYKIVKIEEKYRNINKWFSKNNLNIKEGSISSITNTNFIQQIIEDDLKKKKHAQVITRFPPEPNGYLHLGHAKSICLNFGLSEKYGGRTHLRFDDTNPVTEEIRYIESIKEDVKWLGYDWKEHLYFASDYFDQLYEWAVQLIKQGDAYVDDQSIEEIRKTRGTLKVPGINSPYRNRSVEENLELFEKMKKGEYKEGERVLRAKIDMTAGNINMRDPILYRIMHKVHPKTKDKWVIYPMYDFAHGQSDSIEKITHSICTLEFEAHRPLYEWFQEKLNIFRTRQIEFARLNLTYMVMSKRKLLTLVNEKWVKDWDDPRMPTISGMRRRGYSPEAIKDFCSKVGVAKRENMISFDLLELCAREDMNKKAIRLFGVLKPLKVVITNFDENLYNTTDFYVLTALNHPKNENMGSRSISFEKEIFIDEEDFQEFPSEDFYRLAPHRTVRLRYAFCITCNEVIKNKDNKIIEIRCTYDHNSKSGTSENLKKVKSTIHWVSKKNSVLSEFRMYDKLFTKANPESNDDDNDIEKYMNNFTIELEDKNTMNNNSVDYYYDFQKDNENFKEEIANDENNIGWRKYINKNSLIIHKGLVEKYSINCKVGDPIQFERVGYFTKDSDSTEDLPVFNLTVALIDNFSLKKKKSELIKKEMDRIKREKIANERKMKKEQKKIREEKKNKQA